A window from Musa acuminata AAA Group cultivar baxijiao chromosome BXJ3-10, Cavendish_Baxijiao_AAA, whole genome shotgun sequence encodes these proteins:
- the LOC135650891 gene encoding putative transcription factor bHLH041 isoform X2, with product MTMSPDTNLHVIIQQVFGEDFVQRYQLGGGGGGRDFMRHSQSGNLILPPELGWPSPSSSSLRSSSAGSPQSSPLLLTKPGASFVPEAITEQPLAPSHQMPMQAYNPNQNVQFPAATGDDEAMRRAMLAIICLPSSSSSPLSHQLDLQQHQIYQRRIDHQIGAFKAYDPALAPKPEANQNLPGQRMIKMGINILTEINRMRMEARAQEHRPTSNQLHHIISERRRRKKINDYFHALRVLLPPGSKKDNVSVLANTKTYLNSLKARISELEERNQMLERQLKSADDADEVSDRSERVEVQISRSSEFKSEAQQINLSLIVREECDMIDLVLHALRLLKEMRDVILISMDASTRSPSRNIFARANLKLQVKDSDWDEGRFEEAMTKAVVDALAQGKTKTPSHSSPAHQS from the exons ATGACGATGTCACCGGAT ACAAACCTGCATGTGATTATCCAGCAAGTGTTCGGTGAAGACTTCGTTCAACGGTACCagttaggaggaggaggaggaggaagagacttcATGCGGCACTCCCAATCAGGAAACCTCATACTGCCACCTGAACTGGGTTGGCCCTCACCGTCCTCCTCGTCACTTCGATCTTCATCAGCGGGAAGTCCCCAGAGCTCACCTCTTCTTCTAACTAAACCAGGTGCTTCTTTTGTTCCTGAGGCGATCACAGAGCAACCACTGGCTCCGTCACACCAAATGCCCATGCAAGCCTACAACCCGAACCAAAATGTTCAATTCCCAGCCGCTACAGGTGATGATGAGGCAATGAGGAGAGCCATGCTTGCTATTATCTGTTTGCCATCCTCGTCTTCTTCTCCACTCAGTCACCAGCTAGATCTGCAACAACACCAAATCTATCAGAGACGTATCGACCATCAAATTGGAGCTTTTAAAGCTTACGATCCAGCTCTTGCTCCAAAACCGGAGGCAAATCAGAACTTACCTGGCCAAAGAATGATTAAGATGGGCATCAACATCTTGACAGAAATTAACAGGATGAGGATGGAAGCTCGAGCGCAGGAACATCGGCCAACAAGTAACCAGTTGCACCACATCATATCGGAGCGCAGGCGTCGGAAGAAGATTAATGACTACTTTCATGCTCTCAGAGTGCTACTTCCGCCAGGATCTAAG AAGGACAACGTATCGGTGCTGGCAAACACGAAGACCTACTTGAATTCCTTGAAAGCTCGAATCTCTGAGCTTGAGGAGAGGAATCAAATGCTAGAACGTCAACTGAAGTCTGCCGACGACGCTGATGAAGTTAGTGATCGAAGCGAAAGAGTCGAAGTTCAGATAAGCCGATCCTCCGAGTTCAAATCAGAGGCGCAACAAATCAACCTCAGCCTCATCGTAAGGGAGGAATGTGATATGATAGATCTGGTTCTCCATGCGCTTCGACTCCTGAAAGAGATGAGAGACGTAATATTGATATCCATGGATGCAAGCACGAGATCGCCATCGAGAAATATATTCGCAAGGGCCAATCTTAAGCTACAAGTGAAG GATAGTGATTGGGACGAGGGCAGGTTCGAGGAAGCCATGACCAAAGCCGTCGTCGATGCGTTGGCACAAGGAAAAACGAAGACTCCATCACATTCTTCACCGGCCCATCAATCTTGA
- the LOC135650891 gene encoding putative transcription factor bHLH041 isoform X1 translates to MTMSPDVIYLMAITCVTNIIIHFVVYSFSSSSSSSGFRLQTNLHVIIQQVFGEDFVQRYQLGGGGGGRDFMRHSQSGNLILPPELGWPSPSSSSLRSSSAGSPQSSPLLLTKPGASFVPEAITEQPLAPSHQMPMQAYNPNQNVQFPAATGDDEAMRRAMLAIICLPSSSSSPLSHQLDLQQHQIYQRRIDHQIGAFKAYDPALAPKPEANQNLPGQRMIKMGINILTEINRMRMEARAQEHRPTSNQLHHIISERRRRKKINDYFHALRVLLPPGSKKDNVSVLANTKTYLNSLKARISELEERNQMLERQLKSADDADEVSDRSERVEVQISRSSEFKSEAQQINLSLIVREECDMIDLVLHALRLLKEMRDVILISMDASTRSPSRNIFARANLKLQVKDSDWDEGRFEEAMTKAVVDALAQGKTKTPSHSSPAHQS, encoded by the exons ATGACGATGTCACCGGATGTAATCTATCTGATGGCAATTACATGCGTTACGAATATTATTATTCATTTCGTTGTATACtctttctcatcatcatcatcatcttctgggTTTCGTTTGCAGACAAACCTGCATGTGATTATCCAGCAAGTGTTCGGTGAAGACTTCGTTCAACGGTACCagttaggaggaggaggaggaggaagagacttcATGCGGCACTCCCAATCAGGAAACCTCATACTGCCACCTGAACTGGGTTGGCCCTCACCGTCCTCCTCGTCACTTCGATCTTCATCAGCGGGAAGTCCCCAGAGCTCACCTCTTCTTCTAACTAAACCAGGTGCTTCTTTTGTTCCTGAGGCGATCACAGAGCAACCACTGGCTCCGTCACACCAAATGCCCATGCAAGCCTACAACCCGAACCAAAATGTTCAATTCCCAGCCGCTACAGGTGATGATGAGGCAATGAGGAGAGCCATGCTTGCTATTATCTGTTTGCCATCCTCGTCTTCTTCTCCACTCAGTCACCAGCTAGATCTGCAACAACACCAAATCTATCAGAGACGTATCGACCATCAAATTGGAGCTTTTAAAGCTTACGATCCAGCTCTTGCTCCAAAACCGGAGGCAAATCAGAACTTACCTGGCCAAAGAATGATTAAGATGGGCATCAACATCTTGACAGAAATTAACAGGATGAGGATGGAAGCTCGAGCGCAGGAACATCGGCCAACAAGTAACCAGTTGCACCACATCATATCGGAGCGCAGGCGTCGGAAGAAGATTAATGACTACTTTCATGCTCTCAGAGTGCTACTTCCGCCAGGATCTAAG AAGGACAACGTATCGGTGCTGGCAAACACGAAGACCTACTTGAATTCCTTGAAAGCTCGAATCTCTGAGCTTGAGGAGAGGAATCAAATGCTAGAACGTCAACTGAAGTCTGCCGACGACGCTGATGAAGTTAGTGATCGAAGCGAAAGAGTCGAAGTTCAGATAAGCCGATCCTCCGAGTTCAAATCAGAGGCGCAACAAATCAACCTCAGCCTCATCGTAAGGGAGGAATGTGATATGATAGATCTGGTTCTCCATGCGCTTCGACTCCTGAAAGAGATGAGAGACGTAATATTGATATCCATGGATGCAAGCACGAGATCGCCATCGAGAAATATATTCGCAAGGGCCAATCTTAAGCTACAAGTGAAG GATAGTGATTGGGACGAGGGCAGGTTCGAGGAAGCCATGACCAAAGCCGTCGTCGATGCGTTGGCACAAGGAAAAACGAAGACTCCATCACATTCTTCACCGGCCCATCAATCTTGA